In Microplitis mediator isolate UGA2020A chromosome 9, iyMicMedi2.1, whole genome shotgun sequence, the DNA window accttaaattacggtaattcggtaatccacccgaattttttacggtagatttatcgtatttgacggtaaatttgcggtatacccgccgtaatttacggtaatccaccgtaaagtagcgatttaccgtaaattacggcggatttaccgtaatttacggtgggtttaccgtaatttacggtaaatctactcgaattttacggtattctacggtagatttacggtcaaattaccgtaaatttacggtaaattaggTCTGCTAGGGAATTCACCTGAGATGAAGAATATAGCTAGAATCATAATCATAAAGAAAAGGTCAAATGGTATATTGGGTTCGAACCACTTCTTAATATTATAACCTTCACAGACTAATGAAACGCCAAGTAGCCCTGCAAATAAGTATGCCAAGCCTGGTCTGAATTTTTtctgtagtaaaaaaaaacaacaaatattaatatcatgataaaaaatgatttcaacctaagaaaaaaatatgtataattatacacaattcatatataattatatgaaattatttatggccttaagaatatttttgtgtgatttaatataaatatagaaaatgatataaaattttatataaccaAATATAGTCTCTGATCGTCATGGTTATAAAGTGCGACTATATCATTTTATCAATAGCTTGAATTTGTGTGATTAgacataattatacataaaaatgacaaattgtttttttttgagatataggggaaggtggggcagagcggcccccctgaaattttgaccaaaaaaaaaatttttttttttttcgactaattactataaatccgatatgtttgcgcatttttacccctacgcatgacatttggggcaaagtggacaagcccaaaattttgaaaaagtgattttttcatatttttatcgtcaaattaaaaaaaaattattataattccacatttctagccctacgcataacacctggggcaaaatgaaccagccgaaacttccgaaaaaattattttttcatatttttcggccgtttctcgatgtaagaggcaaatttggtcactaaaaatttataaaaataaaatttttttgtgtagttgataaatttttgaaataaagtaaaactctagaattgatttttttttttattaaataacaataagtaattaaggtaatcgagagtgaacgatttattacactttaaaaaatttttttcgagtaatataaaaccaaaaatagttgtcaagagaaagaaatacattcttaatgatgaaaacaatttaaaaaaaaaaaaaaacgaaaaacaaaattttttttatcactttttggaggggggccgctctgtcccacaaaaaaaaaaatttttttcagaattttggcaaaatgtccataaatttgttcgaaataggacaaaagtaaagtgatcttatggttgaaagccacaaaaaataataatcggcttaggggggccgctctgccccaccctcccctacatgaataaaaaaaaaactgacttAGTTATAATCGAGTCCTTATGAATTGATACTATTATAACAAAACAAATACAGAAATCTTGAGagaacccgggtcaaaaataaaacttgatttagacttgcttcaccttattttcttttgaagttatcgatttgctgaCGATTgttcgataagatctcgactttttcgacttaaatttaatttttttcatctttttgaacttttttcatcttagttttgacttttttgtcttataatttaagtcgaataagtctaaaccaagtcaattttgaCTTGATTTCAACGTTTTCGTCTTACATCGTGattaagtaagccagttaagtctaaaccaaggtgaaaactcaatgtatttcatatctccgtaaaaaaagtcgagtttgtcttgtgaaaaacggctcccaATTCCGACTTGGTAAACCGAGTCtcaatcaagttttatttttgacccgggaaatCAATGATGTTCCAAAAAAACATCAAGATCCACcgaaaattaataagaaagGTCAGTCTAGTCGGTAGCGGACAGGATTTATAGCTCAACGGTTGAGGGTTCGAGACTCGTCGCAGGTAAAATCTTAAAAGTATATTTCAGTCAATTTACATTCACTATAAAACAATGTCGACATAATTTCGGTCATTAGTACGtcccttttattttatttatcgcgtttgtaaaatcatttatttattaatataattatacataactCTATATAACTTTATAGAATTTTGTACAATTACTCATTCAATGTCTTTTTTCAAACataatgtcagtgatcaattGTATTTCTATTACATTCATAATCATGTATAaatcatatacaaatatatttcgatataattatattgggccatattatatatacaattataagtaaatgatatataattatacacaatctttttttttctcaggcGTATttactgatatatatatatctacatgtatattcccgactagaatttttcataagggcctgacgaggtccttatcgggttaaccttatttcaaataaggtcccgatcagggtatcctgacgaggatcctgatatggatgtaacaCTTAAGACCCAttaggtccttatcgggatatcctcatcaaatccttatcaggattaccttaatagtagttatttttaaattaatattaaattgcaaaaaaaaaaaaatgagagaattttaattcgatcgagaatgttatctattgtattgtgagcattaattagaggaagtaaacatattttttattgatgaaaaaatcccgatgactgctgggctcgaacctgcgtcctttcgattcaaagtcctcgatgctatccactgagCTGACATCCACAagtgatcttgaaagtgtaaatataatattcattatgatgtcaaagaataactgatgaagaagtaaaaaatctgtgctacaatgattgacgtgatttttatataatattattttgtactttttttaatttctagcctgtaaatgaaatatttgaagggatgggataactttttttaaaataaggatatccaggtaaggtcctgatcaggaacttgtcaggttgacccgatggcaaataactttttttcgaataagtatgtcctgacgaggtcctgatcaggaacttgtcaggttgacgGGATGGcgaagaactttttttttggatagggatatcctgacgaggtcctgatcaggaacttgtcaggttgacctgatggcaaataactttttttcgaataagtatgtcctgacgaggtcctgatcaggaacttttcaggttgacccgatggcaaataactttttttttaataaggatatcctgacgaggtcctgacaaggaacttgtcaggtttgccctaataaggTAAACCTTACATTTacctgataaggtccttatggtacttcaggcaaatcaggaagaaattctagtcgggttaggctgtatcaaaaaaatcgactatttttttttcttcattatatcgaaaatatttttggaaatgacgaaaaaaaaaatactgcgAAAGTGTGAGCTcttaatatgaatattaagagattccgcattgcacttttctattttccataagaataacatgaaaaaaatttttcttgcgtcttctgatttttataagtagctaacgatgcgtcataggaataattggcaggtatatttttgtagggaattgaatgctttaggaaaaaagtttcttatcattttttgataaatttatttgttattaatgtcaagctctaaaaattaaaataactagaaaacgatgtagagttcaaaaaaactttattggaaataacttgtaggaaataaaattgtctacaaaaaaggtcccatgatattttgtaataggtctgataatttcgccggaaaagtaaaaagatctcaaaattcaatatgaattcgacttcaaactcaaataacttttgaaccaatagatttatcaaaaaatgataagaaacttttttttgtagatcattcAATGAACTACGAAAacatgcctgccaattattcctatgacgtatcgttagctacttataaaaatcagaagatgctaaaaaattttttctatgttattcttatggaaaatagagaagtgcaatgcggaacttaatgttaatattaagagctcaaactttcgcagtattttttttttcgtcatttccaaaaatattttcgatataatgaagaaaaaaaaatagttgatttgTTTGATACGGTTCCGTAACTCGTAATCCGAAGACATTAaatccgcgacaaaatatccgcgacaaaatattcgcgacaaaatatccccagacTAAATACTCGATCGATAAAacatccccgacaaaatatctaataatatatatagtacgGTACCCTTTTTTCAGGAATGTttaatataggggagggtggggcagagcggcccccctaagccaattattattttttgtagcttttaaccataagatcactttacttttgtcctatttcgaacaaatttatggacattttgccataattctgaaatttttttttttttgtggggcagagcggccccccttcaaaaagtgatgaaaaaattttttttttcgtttttttttttttttaaattgttttcatcattaagaatgtatttctttctcttgacaactatttttggttttagattactcgaaaaaaaatttttaaagcgtaaaaaatcgttcactctcgattaccttaattactaattgttatttaataaaaaaaaaatcaattctataattttactttatttcaaaaatttatcaactaaaacaaaaaatttaatttttataaatttttagtgaccaaatttgcctcttacatagagaaacggccgaaaaatatgaaaaaataattttttcggaagtttcggctggtccattttgccctaggtgttatgcgtagggctagaaatgtggaattataataatttttttctaatttgacgataaaaatatgaaaaaatcactttttcaaaattttgggcttgtccactttgccccaaatgtcatgcgtaggggtaaaaatgcgcaaacatatcggatttatagtaattagtcgaaaaaaaaaaaattttttttttggtcaaaatttcaggggggccgctctgccccatccTTCCCTACTTGCACATAACATTTGAGtgtgtgatattaaaaatagatcaacACATATGCTTGAAATCGTActgtgcccttttttcacagatttcgggtgggtattattttggaaataaGTCAACACATATGCTTGGAATGGTACAGTACCCGTTTATCgaaaactattaattattttttcactgaaaatatatttttctgaataagatttatcgacaggatattttgtcacggATATTTTGTCTCTCGAATATTTAGTCCAAGGACattttgtctatcggataaaATATCTTCGGATTTCATGTCGCGAATTTTACATCGGATCTATTGTCCACGGATTACGATTCGTGTCACCGCTTGATACagcctaatatatatatataatgttaaTACCTTATTGACATCTATCATAACGAATGacgttattaaattaaatgtaagaGTAATGAACACAAGCGGATTCACCGAATCAAATGCTGATCCCTCACTGTAGaaccatttaaaaatattatcgaaTATTAGCTCTTCagataaaacatttttacagACATCATGtgtgtttttatataaataaaaaacggtTGCAATCAGTGCTACTCCTATTCCAAATATAAATCCAGTAGTCATTGCCTAAATGAGataaagaattaaattgttatattaatttttttttaaacaaagtaCTTACATTCATTTAGGAAAAACAACTTCTATATGACCATCAATTTCCGcgatattttgatattttttagtactcATCAAAAAACTCATCCtcgtaaattttgagattttttttattattggatCAAAAGATatggaattttcaaaaaaaccgctcttttcaTGGTTTTTAgcttataactttttgaaaaatggtttaaataaaaaaacttaaagaataaaaaagtttcattttttcatgtacttttagaaaaaaaaaaacaaataattttttggaaaaattttttagcgttaTTTTCGAGTTTCAAAACTTTAAAGTCGTTTTCTGAAAAtcatgcatattttgattttccGGAAAATTTGTGACAACAAACTCCTAATCTATTCCACAACTTTTCAGGTGGTTCCGGTCATGGAACCTCCGTGGctactgttttttttattattgaaaattagaaattttttttttctattaaaaatcattaattgctATTTTCGTCATCTTCTATGCTATTTTCACATGCAAtagcataaatatatttatatggaaaaacaaaaaaatgatttagcgtcttcccgtgtaaaaaaaatttgttccaaaaagattccaaaaaatttctgcatgtggattttttaaacatgagacagattagaacttcgaattgaacttttttggaacgttagtcaTTTCGatggtaaataaaaagtttttatgagtgaATTTAGAGTCGAAAAAGAACGTtcttagaaatttttggaatttcaaatgacattccaaaaaagttccataatCACCACTTTTGGCCTTTCTGGAAAGCTAAAGAagacgttccaaaaacattcaaaaatggtTCAAAAATCGTTACTTTACAACCTATTATAGAACTAAAGTAGATGTTCcaaaaacatttcaaaaaagttccagaatcaccacttttgacttttatggactaaaaaaggTGTTCCGAAAactttccaaaatcacttcttttgcatcttttgtagAATAAAGACGTTCCAGAAACatgccaaaatagttcaaaactacttttgaattttttatagaactaaaaaaaaaacgtccataaaaaattccaaaaaagttccaagaacgtccttttttgactctaaattcgctcataacaactttttttttaccatcaaaattactaatgttccaaaaaagttcaattcgaagttctaatctgtctcatgtttagaagttccatatgcggaacttttttggaatctttttggaacgaattttttttacacgggttgtGGAATTAAATTATCGAGATGTCCTTTggcgagaattttttttataccttcgagaaacttttgaaaagatgtcaaaaaaaattgtttttgtatGGTCCAcactagtatatatatatgtaattttttccaaacttACAACGTAGAAAACTCCGGTGAATATGACAGCCAATCGTGATTTTGGAGATTTCTCATAATAATGGCGAACTATACTTTCATGTATTTCTACTGATAAACTTGAGCAattgattttcataattcaagatttttttctattttaattttttgacacgttaattattatttagtggAGCTGGATCGTTACAAGCTTGTAAGAGAGTTTGAGCGGGACTGAATCTGCTATCAACAGATTTTCGTGTTCAGTAATTTAGGATGCGCAGTCATACAATCAATAAGGCAATAAACCCCCGGGGATCGTATAAATAAATGGGTCATAATAacaaagaattttaaataaataggaCACCCTGGGAActataagcaaaaaaaaatgtcataacataaaaatttgaaatgtgGTATTGATTTTATACCAacaaactatttaattttcattatactGCACGGAAAAAATGGGTCTCGGAAACCTATTAATATATCTTTGGTAGCATTGTCTTAAGCAGGTTACTTGTCGAAAGTCCCGCAGCAAGTTTATTCTTACGGATAACTTGAATAAGACGGATTTCATAAGAATACTGTCTGCAGATTTTAGTCAAGGCTCCAATCACAAAAATTTCCTGATAAATACCCTCtacgaaaaaagtatatatccaggcaaatctgaatatatgTCACATATATGACATATTCAATTTTGCCCAGATGTATACTTTTTTCGTACGTGACTACGAGGACTTGCCCATGATATTGTACAAAAGAACCCCAGgaaaaaaatcggtttatcggttgaccctgcagaccagccccaaaacttctcgctgttttcgggctccttgagctcgaaaaaattgttataagtaCACTTTCGAGCTCGAACATACTTTTgcatgctgttgttttcgaaaaaaaccgttttttaccattttttctccaacgatatctctcaaacgaattgaccgattttgatggttgaggtggcattcgacgtggcttataaagtttcagAGCCCAgttgattttggaatcaatctatcgagcacattacaagtaatccaaaaaaaacatttttgaaaaaattttatttttggaatatctccgaacgagcccctaccgattaagctcaatttttcacagttTGTAGGAATTGATAagctgcgtcgaatgccaccttggAGATCAAAACCGaaatcaataacttcccgaatttttgaaaattttccattttcttagcgggaagttcaaaaaattaaattgaataataataacttaaaatttttagttgatttaaaacagatcaaatttttcgaccatggtaattttttatttttgaatccaaatattaaagcaTATTTCTTTTTGACAAGTCTTTATATTATCACACAGACATTATACATCttttttatcacaataaaattttatatatattatacaaaaTGGAAATTATCagtgatttataatttataacttaaaaaaaaaagttctattaCTCTTAAATAATCTTCGTAAATAACTGTCCCGGGGAAAAAAacttatgtataattatatatgattacatataattatacatgaaAATGGCCcaatgtaattatataaaattatataactaAATATAGAATggtttgttatatttataataatatataaattatgtataattgtatgtaattatatataatcatgctaTTCTACAGAATTGAGCTATAAAATAGATCCATTCTAATAGACAAAGGGTCCCTTTAATTTCGTTTCGATCCCTGAAAACTgtgtaaaatgtatataagTATGTAATTATATCCAATTATATTAGGCCATTGttcacatataattatatataatttttttttacccggagtatcatataattttataattatatattatttatgatactaaaaaaaaacgtaattttataatctaaaattatgaaaaattatatcatataaaatttatttataaaatatataataaacatttaactataaaaatatttcatttttataatttataaatatatcatatagTTCTTTTGAATCATCGATTAACacttagataaatttatatatatatttatattggcATTTAAAGTACAGTCGaattccattaactcggaACCTCCCCTAAATTTTTACCCCCACTACGAGCTACGCTGCCTCCCACCCGATTCTTTACATTTGTATGCATCTGTGTGTATTTTCGTATATACATCATTCAAACACGTGTCAATGCGCATGCGCTGTAATTTACTCTTCAAAGAAGAAGGGGCATTCGATAAGACGGAATTTCCGGGAAATTTCTGCCCTTCGTAGACTAACtgtccgagttaatggaattcgactgtatttttattcaacatcAATAGTTTGAGTAATATattaactttatatatttgacacaaagttttatattgtatatatttgaatacttCTTGAATCAATGTTACAGGAATTTAGTATAGATTCCTGTATGAATTCTCACATGATATTTTCAGATATATTTTTACCTGAATTCTTATAAGTAAACTTTgactcatatatatttgtattatattttcgagtgtaatttattttttcattaaagctcttaattatatttaaatcactTTCTTCTTATTTCAGAGATGCATTTTtctaagaaaaataatcaggTCTGACCAGATCCAAGAGATGGCGATATCTGGTAATATATCGACAAATATGATCATATCCGATTGTATAGAGcaatacatgatcatatatgcttatatatgCTCACACAGATGATATATGAACACCTATGATAGT includes these proteins:
- the LOC130674825 gene encoding uncharacterized protein LOC130674825 isoform X1, which produces MKINCSSLSVEIHESIVRHYYEKSPKSRLAVIFTGVFYVAMTTGFIFGIGVALIATVFYLYKNTHDVCKNVLSEELIFDNIFKWFYSEGSAFDSVNPLVFITLTFNLITSFVMIDVNKKKFRPGLAYLFAGLLGVSLVCEGYNIKKWFEPNIPFDLFFMIMILAIFFISAQLILSNTIFMHYINLSAEQNKYSVDPANGLIVDKIPEATKLASYSEMSNTCNLQAQDNELI